From Rhineura floridana isolate rRhiFlo1 chromosome 5, rRhiFlo1.hap2, whole genome shotgun sequence, a single genomic window includes:
- the LOC133385725 gene encoding uncharacterized protein LOC133385725 has translation MVYTRKKCQELGISPSAEEALAANQQAKITQYFPFKAENLPTSSAQLNTLKASPLPESSHNWSLDYHLLNNPPKDPFSAKSLAEELIDAGYNCSLGTNTEGFPSEVIIIDSIREPQELQAPSSMTNPKIKLVPPPGSKSLSCDWGELVMKELDLVKAYIAETNSLLTTLVKAIGPILCAKPTGLVSPNDSCTDIEPPNSAPKRTGKVAKTLQPARQPKKSKNVKNLKSGLVEKMNFKPLFKLLDSSKSQLPTAHSNSVKQSKKSAPKKDLPRMEGNSITSQGDGGQVPMGNHQPTQVDWRPSPSTSQSSATSQRSTSWSLKLIREKLAVTCLPWAPGSWPSTPSISHMENCFRPFLPASHHSKNIKHISKLYSNPNCWRLIITFRTSFLANQIYTARDQLRKRGIAVQRYFRDLPPPKSLYNSHVNWPSACGVTFTMPSISSPILSTPLACDSKMPEQHWASRSTRETISLTQDSFEPEELHLMETYSRLPEFERMAIINRLKQLIECLNSIRSEDSLAASQQCPPIYPDNSSKSLTTVVVEQHSQHLCPLPIITKSPAFDGAMQTSCAPRCKIAPPSMEAASDSTWLQMRYLQPEELGSPNKEHKAKLHLPVPTLQTLRKTSNETWLTDDETLLLQGFKTWLKPARKYGGKGRGRGGLAILLATNLDCQAVLPNIEAPETCLALASSVPEALPEQYREFADVFGKQEADQLPPHRPYDCPIDLLPGAKIPVGRLYSLSEPELAALREFLDKNLRRGFIRPSTSPAAAPVPFVKKKCGELRLCNDYRALNQITVRNRYPLPLIPELLERLRGARIFTKLDLRGAYNLVRMREGDEWKTAFRTRYGHFEYTVMPFGLCNAPAVFQHFMNDIFRDLLDRFLVIYLDDILIYSRNPSEHKEHVRAVLQRLREHRLFAKLDKCAFDLMTVDFLVHQISPSGIQMDPAKIETILHWAAPRSPKDVQRFLGFANYYRRFISHFSHRNRLYVPPGALRGEVLHLCHDSQPAGHFGTYKTLHLVLRDFWWPRVQADIKDYVAACDTCQRAKSHPGKPPGLLLPLPTPPGPWHSVSLDFITDLPASRGMTTILVVVDLFTKMAHFLPCAGLPSAPETAQLFLTQVFRLHSLPDHLISDRGAQFTAWFWQALFRALNVQIHLSSAHHPQSDGQTERTNATVEQYLRCYTCFQQDNWVDLLPLAEFAYNNSVHASTRQTPFFASYGYHPRFFPSVRPPSPVPAADVMLQELQALQAVLKEQLEQAKDAYKRFADRHRQPGPPLKVGDWVWLSTKFLRSQRPSHKLEARNAGSFRITQQINPVAFRLQLPASFRIHPVFHRSLLTPALPPHPLGSQPRPPPPIQVNGEEEFEVAQIL, from the exons ATGGTTTATACAAGGAAAAAATGCCAGGAGCTGGGCATATCTCCTTCTGCAGAGGAGGCCTTGGCAGCCAACCAGCAGGCGAAAATTACGCAGTACTTCCCTTTTAAAGCAGAAAATTTGCCTACTTCATCTGCTCAGCTGAACACCCTGAAGGCCAGCCCTCTCCCGGAAAGTTCTCACAACTGGTCACTAGATTATCATTTGTTAAACAACCCACCCAAAGATCCTTTCAGTGCTAAAAGCCTGGCGGAGGAATTAATTGATGCGGGATATAATTGTTCACTCGGCACAAACACTGAAGGCTTCCCCTCAGAGGTGATTATTATCGACTCAATACGCGAACCCCAGGAGCTCCAGGCGCCTTCTTCTATGACTAATCCTAAGATCAAGTTGGTACCCCCACCAGGGTCTAAGTCTCTCTCCTGTGATTGGGGCGAGTTAGTGATGAAAGAATTGGATCTAGTAAAAGCGTATATAGCGGAAACAAACAGCTTGTTAACCACGCTAGTTAAAGCCATTGGCCCGATCCTCTGTGCGAAACCTACAGGCCTTGTTTCTCCGAATGACTCATGTACAGACATTGAACCGCCTAATTCGGCTCCTAAGCGGACTGGCAAAGTTGCCAAAACACTCCAACCTGCTAGACAACCTAAAAAATCAAAGAATGTCAAAAACCTTAAATCTGGATTGGTTGAGAAAATGAACTTCAAACCGTTATTTAAATTGTTGGACTCTTCTAAATCTCAGCTACCAACAGCTCATTCCAACTCTGTCAAGCAAAGTAAAAAATCTGCCCCAAAAAAGGATTTACCCCggatggagggaaacagtatcaccTCTCAAGGTGACGGCGGACAAGTCCCTATGGGAAATCATCAGCCTACACAGGTGGATTGGAGGCCATCCCCCTCAACATCTCAAAGTTCTGCAACCTCCCAAAGATCAACTTCTTGGTCTCTAAAACTGATTAGAGAAAAGTTGGCGGTTACGTGTCTTCCGTGGGCGCCTGGTTCCTGGCCTTCAACCCCGAGTATATCGCATATGGAAAATTGTTTTAGGCCATTTCTACCTGCCTCCCATCACTCGAAAAATATTAAGCATATATCTAAGCTGTATTCTAACCCGAACTGTTGGCGTCTTATCATCACTTTTCGAACTTCTTTCCTTGCGAATCAGATCTATACTGCCAGAGACCAGTTGAGGAAGCGTGGCATAGCGGTTCAACGTTATTTCAGGgatctgccccccccaaaatcGCTATATAATTCTCATGTAAATTGGCCTAGTGCTTGCGGAGTTACATTCACAATGCCCTCTATTAGTTCACCAATCCTTTCGACTCCTTTAGCTTGTGACTCCAAGATGCCCGAACAACATTGGGCTTCCAGATCCACCCGTGAGACAATCTCTCTGACACAGGACAGTTTTGAGCCAGAAGAACTGCACCTCATGGAAACTTATAGTCGTCTACCTGAATTTGAACGTATGGCAATTATCAATAGACTAAAACAGCTGATTGAATGTCTAAATAGCATACGTTCAGAAGACTCCTTGGCAGCTTCTCAACAGTGCCCACCCATCTATCCGGACAACTCAAGCAAGTCTCTAACCACGGTCGTTGTTGAACAACATAGCCAACACCTATGTCCTCTGCCCATTATTACCAAGTCTCCTGCTTTTGATGGAGCCATGCAGACAAGCTGCGCTCCTCGCTGTAAAATAGCTCCTCCTTCTATGGAGGCTGCCAGTGATTCCACCTGGCTACAGATGCGTTATTTACAACCTGAGGAACTTGGCTCGCCAAATAAGGAACATAAGGCCAAGTTACATCTCCCAGTCCCAACGCTACAAACGTTGCGGAAAACTTCTAAT GAAACATGGCTGACAGACGATGAGACACTCTTGCTTCAAGGGTTTAAAACCTGGTTGAAACCGGCCAGGAAATATGGTGGCAAAGGACGTGGGCGAGGCGGTTTGGCAATATTATTGGCTACTAACCTTGATTGCCAAGCTGTTTTACCCAACATCGAGGCCCCAGAAACTTGCTTAGCTTTGG caagctccgtgcccgaggccttaccggaacagtaccgggagttcgcggatgtgtttgggaagcaagaggcagaccagttgccgccccatcgtccttacgactgtcccattgatctgctccccggagccaagattcccgtgggccggctttattccctgtcagaacctgaactggcagccctcagagagttcctcgacaagaacctgcgccgagggttcattcgcccttccacgtcccctgcagccgcccctgtcccctttgtcaaaaagaaatgtggggaactccggctgtgcaatgactaccgcgccctcaaccagattacagttcggaatcgctaccctctgcccctgatcccagaactgttagagcggctgcggggcgctcgcattttcaccaaactagacctgagaggggcctacaacctggtgcgtatgcgggagggagatgagtggaagacggccttccgcacacgttatgggcactttgagtacaccgtgatgccgtttggcttgtgcaacgcccctgccgtcttccagcacttcatgaatgacatcttccgggacctcctagaccgcttcctggtgatctacttggatgacatcctgatctactcgcggaacccctcggaacataaggagcacgttcgagcggtgctgcagcgcctgcgggagcaccgcctcttcgccaagctcgataAATGTGCCTTTGACCTCatgaccgtggatttcctagtccatcagatctcgccctcgggtatccagatggaccctgccaaaattgagaccatcctccactgggctgctccgcgaagccccaaagatgtgcagcgcttcttgggcttcgccaactattaccgccggttcatctcccacttctcc catcggaaccggttgtacgttcccccgggagctctgcggggagaggtgctccacctctgccatgacagccagccggcagggcattttggaacgtataaaaccctccacctggtcctacgggatttctggtggccccgggtccaagcggacatcaaggactatgtagcggcctgtgatacctgccagcgagccaagagccaccccggcaagcccccgggactcctgctcccactgcctaccccccctgggccctggcactcggtctccctggattttatcacggacttaccggcctcccggggaatgaccaccatcctcgtagtcgtagacctgttcaccaagatggcccatttcctcccctgtgccggcctaccgtctgccccagaaactgcgcaattgttcttgacccaggttttccggttacacagcctccccgaccacctgatctctgaccgaggagcccagttcaccgcctggttctggcaggccctgtttcgggccctgaacgtccagatccacttgtcctccgcccaccaccctcaatcagatggacaaacagaacggaccaacgccaccgtcgaacaatacctgcggtgttacacctgcttccaacaggacaattgggtggatctgttaccgctggcggagttcgcgtataataactctgtgcatgcctccacgcgccagaccccgttctttgcctcctacggctaccacccccgattcttcccctcagtacGACCCCCGTcaccggtccccgctgcggatgtcatgctgcaggagttgcaagccctgcaggcagtcctgaaggagcagctggagcaggccaaggacgcgtataagcgctttgctgatcgccaccgccaaccaggcccgccgctgaaggtaggcgactgggtatggctctcaaccaaattcctgcgttcgcaacggccgtctcacaagctggaggctcggaatgcaggttccttccggatcacccagcaaattaacccggtggcgttccggctccaactccctgcctccttccgcattcaccctgtcttccatagatcactgctgactcccgctctcccgcctcaccccttgggtagtcaaccacggcccccaccaccgatacaagtcaacggggaagaggaattcgaagtggcgcagatcctg